From the Candidatus Binatia bacterium genome, one window contains:
- a CDS encoding phosphopantetheine-binding protein, translating into MTSRTEIGTDLTPAAVAERVRQLVHEITGIPLEQITEDASFDTTLVMESVQLVELQVALEEEFQTELDPLYMIELNRFGDIVDYIYRRARGEEVP; encoded by the coding sequence ATGACTTCGCGAACCGAGATCGGGACGGATTTGACGCCTGCTGCCGTAGCCGAGCGAGTCCGACAACTGGTCCACGAAATCACCGGTATTCCCCTCGAGCAAATTACCGAGGATGCCAGCTTCGACACCACGCTGGTGATGGAATCCGTGCAGTTAGTGGAGTTGCAGGTGGCGCTCGAGGAGGAATTTCAGACCGAGCTCGATCCGTTGTACATGATCGAGCTCAACCGGTTTGGCGACATCGTGGATTACATTTATCGCCGGGCGCGCGGCGAGGAGGTGCCGTAA
- a CDS encoding substrate-binding domain-containing protein: MSFRLRAAAPFALILALGATPGSQGQSHPAPREVFLATTSSVENSGLLAFLLPQFERTSGVRVRVLPVGSGQALELAGRGDADVVLTHAPSLEEEALARGVVAEPRVVMENEFVLVGPPNDPAHITGLDDIAKAMATIAAEGQPFVSRGDRSGTHTAELNLWARAEVRPSGPWYLEAGQGMGAALMMSAERRAYTLTDWATFLAYRNRERLRVLVRNKPPLRNVYRIFLSKRGDAPSARQEAARQLILWLTSPAGQHAIASFRIDGEQVFWPTAQTAPSPPAK, from the coding sequence TTGAGCTTTCGCTTGCGCGCTGCTGCTCCATTCGCACTGATTCTCGCCCTCGGGGCTACGCCAGGCAGCCAAGGACAAAGCCACCCAGCACCGCGCGAAGTGTTTCTCGCCACCACGAGCAGCGTGGAAAATTCGGGCCTACTCGCCTTCCTCTTGCCGCAGTTTGAACGCACCAGCGGGGTGCGTGTGCGCGTACTTCCCGTCGGGAGCGGCCAGGCACTGGAACTGGCCGGGCGGGGCGATGCCGACGTCGTGCTCACTCATGCCCCGTCGCTCGAGGAAGAAGCTCTGGCGCGAGGGGTGGTGGCGGAGCCACGAGTGGTGATGGAAAATGAGTTTGTGCTCGTCGGACCGCCCAACGACCCTGCCCATATCACCGGCCTGGACGACATCGCCAAAGCCATGGCAACGATCGCGGCGGAAGGACAGCCCTTCGTGTCGCGTGGCGATCGTTCGGGTACACACACCGCGGAACTGAACCTGTGGGCGCGAGCCGAGGTGCGGCCGAGCGGACCCTGGTACTTAGAGGCCGGGCAGGGAATGGGCGCCGCACTGATGATGAGCGCTGAACGCCGCGCTTACACACTCACGGACTGGGCCACCTTCCTCGCATACCGAAACCGAGAACGCTTGCGCGTCTTAGTACGCAACAAGCCACCCCTGCGGAACGTGTACCGCATCTTCCTATCCAAACGGGGGGATGCTCCCTCAGCCCGACAGGAGGCAGCGCGCCAACTGATTCTCTGGCTCACTTCGCCCGCCGGCCAACATGCCATTGCTTCGTTTCGCATCGACGGAGAGCAAGTCTTCTGGCCCACCGCCCAGACCGCACCTTCGCCTCCTGCTAAGTAA
- a CDS encoding dienelactone hydrolase family protein translates to MLADYECFRFRFDNIEHDVYRAGEGPAVIVVHEIPGITPEVLRFAGYVRQAGFRVYLPHLFGVPGKPVSSGYIASSFFRACISREFKVLARNEASPVTNWLRALAREAFRECGGSGVGALGMCLTGNFALAMMIDPAVQAPVLSQPSLPLPISPSHRQALHLASRQLQIVRERVRSGCPVLGLRFTHDFACPPERFQRLREELGNGFEAIEIDSSPGNPHGISPRAHSVLTVDFVDQEGHPTKQALERVLAFFRARLHTGTQA, encoded by the coding sequence ATGTTGGCGGATTACGAGTGCTTCCGTTTCCGTTTCGACAACATTGAGCACGACGTGTACCGCGCCGGAGAAGGGCCGGCAGTCATCGTTGTGCACGAGATTCCTGGTATCACTCCTGAGGTGCTGCGCTTCGCGGGCTATGTCCGCCAAGCCGGTTTCCGGGTGTACTTACCTCACTTGTTCGGCGTTCCCGGCAAGCCTGTGTCTTCTGGCTACATCGCAAGTTCGTTCTTCCGTGCCTGCATCAGCCGAGAATTCAAGGTACTGGCACGCAACGAGGCGAGCCCCGTGACGAACTGGCTGCGCGCACTGGCTCGCGAAGCTTTTCGCGAGTGCGGCGGGTCCGGCGTGGGGGCGTTGGGGATGTGCCTTACAGGCAATTTCGCCCTTGCCATGATGATCGATCCGGCGGTGCAGGCGCCGGTGTTGAGCCAGCCTTCGTTACCGCTGCCCATCAGCCCTTCTCACCGACAAGCGCTGCATCTTGCCTCGCGGCAACTGCAAATCGTCAGGGAGCGCGTGCGCAGCGGCTGTCCGGTCTTGGGGCTCAGGTTCACGCACGACTTCGCTTGTCCGCCGGAGCGCTTTCAGCGGCTGCGCGAGGAATTGGGGAATGGCTTCGAGGCAATCGAGATCGATTCCTCCCCTGGAAACCCGCACGGGATCTCTCCGCGCGCGCACTCGGTGCTCACGGTCGACTTTGTCGACCAGGAGGGCCACCCAACCAAACAGGCGCTCGAACGGGTGCTCGCCTTCTTCCGGGCCCGCTTACACACTGGCACCCAAGCGTAA
- a CDS encoding AbrB/MazE/SpoVT family DNA-binding domain-containing protein encodes MAETVTLGHKGEVVLPRKVRGELGLKPGDELELRLEGDTIVLRKKAGHFAAYLERLGRRKQEPER; translated from the coding sequence ATGGCAGAGACGGTGACTCTGGGCCACAAAGGCGAAGTTGTCTTACCGCGCAAGGTGCGAGGTGAATTGGGTCTCAAGCCAGGCGATGAACTCGAGTTGCGGCTTGAAGGGGACACGATTGTATTGCGCAAAAAGGCGGGCCACTTTGCGGCGTACTTGGAACGCTTAGGCCGGCGCAAGCAAGAACCGGAGAGATAG
- a CDS encoding FAD-dependent oxidoreductase, giving the protein MERLYECAVVGIEEAAPGVRRMAVERPPGLKWLPGQDLAVELPGSTGRTAWYAIAIAPEVAGPLEIFVDVTRRGVGPSYMGQLAVGQTLRFRAPVGDFFLDRAPGAPLVLAGVGLGIVALRPMVQRLLRHRLAFPLRVHHFIQDLTQQLFRPELVREVFRHEQFEYELLFDLPVVDYLYGRYVGGTVERNWIFYLCGPGPDVRNAGELLIDAGYPQGAIHLQQW; this is encoded by the coding sequence ATGGAACGGCTTTACGAATGTGCGGTTGTGGGGATCGAGGAGGCGGCGCCGGGTGTGCGACGGATGGCTGTGGAGCGTCCGCCGGGTCTCAAATGGCTGCCCGGGCAGGATCTTGCTGTTGAGCTTCCCGGATCGACCGGACGCACGGCTTGGTACGCGATTGCGATTGCTCCAGAGGTGGCCGGCCCACTGGAGATTTTTGTGGATGTTACGCGCCGCGGAGTCGGCCCTTCGTACATGGGACAGCTTGCGGTGGGGCAGACCCTGCGGTTTCGTGCCCCAGTGGGCGATTTTTTCCTCGACCGGGCGCCTGGGGCACCGCTGGTGCTCGCGGGTGTGGGGCTGGGCATTGTTGCGCTTCGCCCCATGGTGCAACGGCTGCTCCGCCACCGTTTGGCATTTCCGCTGCGCGTGCACCACTTCATCCAGGATCTCACCCAGCAGCTATTCCGGCCCGAATTGGTGCGCGAAGTGTTCCGGCACGAGCAGTTCGAATATGAACTCCTCTTCGACCTGCCGGTGGTCGATTACTTGTATGGCCGCTACGTCGGTGGCACGGTGGAGCGCAATTGGATTTTTTACTTGTGTGGCCCTGGGCCCGATGTGCGCAACGCTGGCGAACTGCTGATCGATGCCGGGTATCCTCAGGGCGCGATTCACCTGCAACAGTGGTGA
- a CDS encoding MltA domain-containing protein, which yields MRKLFLLVFVACWCGASGCVRPAKNPVPVLSEGLSSGSGELVSLVALDDATCRQRLRDDATPDSLQQAAERNADYLMRFPPERRLAVAGREVTIGALLAVTRTVLQLGATAPDRLCEQLRLYQVRLPEPLVVMGYYQPELRASRRRTERFRYPVYRIPDDLVDVDLRAVCSECPARVVQGRVKDGQLVPYYTRAEIELGALSGRGYELAWLDDPVEAYFLHVQGSALLELEDGVRLQISYAGSNGHPYRSLAKILRDRGQLGSSALTLRGLKDYLRAHPQEQSELFAHNPRWVFFRAVAAGPMGSCSIPLTPGRSAAVDPAAYPHGALAWLEVEPRPGAAPGSRGFRRLVFFQDTGTTITGTQRVDIFWGNGTVAEAIATELENPGQLYLLLPKE from the coding sequence ATGCGGAAGCTGTTTTTGTTGGTGTTCGTTGCGTGCTGGTGTGGTGCAAGTGGATGTGTCAGGCCGGCGAAAAACCCGGTGCCGGTGCTATCTGAAGGGCTTTCTTCCGGGTCTGGCGAGCTGGTCAGTTTGGTGGCGCTCGATGATGCAACGTGCCGCCAACGGTTACGGGATGATGCCACTCCGGACTCCCTGCAACAGGCAGCCGAACGGAATGCCGATTATTTGATGCGTTTCCCGCCGGAGCGCCGCTTGGCAGTTGCCGGGCGCGAGGTAACGATCGGAGCGCTGCTCGCCGTAACTCGCACCGTGTTGCAGCTTGGGGCCACAGCGCCGGATCGGCTGTGTGAGCAACTTCGGCTTTACCAGGTTCGATTGCCCGAGCCGCTCGTGGTGATGGGGTACTACCAACCCGAACTGCGTGCGAGCCGGCGGCGCACGGAACGGTTCCGCTATCCCGTGTACCGCATCCCGGATGACTTGGTGGATGTCGACCTGCGAGCGGTCTGTTCCGAGTGCCCCGCCCGTGTCGTGCAAGGTCGGGTGAAGGATGGCCAGCTCGTTCCCTACTACACCCGCGCCGAAATCGAGCTCGGCGCGCTGAGCGGACGCGGCTACGAGCTTGCCTGGTTGGACGACCCGGTGGAAGCCTACTTCTTGCACGTGCAGGGTTCCGCGTTGCTCGAACTAGAAGATGGAGTGCGTTTGCAAATCAGCTACGCCGGCTCCAACGGTCACCCTTATCGCAGCCTCGCCAAGATATTGCGCGACCGGGGACAGCTTGGTTCGAGCGCCCTCACCCTACGTGGGCTTAAGGACTACCTCCGGGCTCATCCTCAGGAACAATCTGAATTATTTGCCCACAATCCGCGGTGGGTTTTTTTCCGCGCGGTTGCAGCGGGTCCGATGGGGAGTTGCAGTATTCCTCTCACCCCCGGCCGCTCTGCTGCAGTGGATCCGGCTGCCTACCCGCATGGAGCACTGGCTTGGCTCGAAGTCGAACCACGCCCGGGCGCAGCGCCCGGCAGCCGCGGGTTTCGCCGTTTGGTGTTCTTTCAAGACACGGGAACCACGATTACGGGCACTCAACGCGTGGATATCTTCTGGGGCAACGGGACAGTTGCTGAAGCGATAGCCACTGAACTGGAAAACCCGGGCCAGTTGTATCTGTTACTGCCTAAGGAGTAG
- a CDS encoding alpha/beta fold hydrolase: MARVRTNGIELEYEILGPEQGEPMVLIMGLGAQMILWRDDFCQMLVERGYRVIRFDNRDVGRSTWLDHLGLPNVMGLMAAAAAGQPVDAPYILSDMAADTAGLLDALGIPRAHIVGASMGGMIAQTFAIEYPERTLSLTSIMSTTGDPTLPPPRPEALSVLLAPQPSSRDEAIERGVFIFRTIGSPKYFDEAEIRELAARAFDRGINPAGVMRQLAAILASGNRTEALRKVDKPALVIHGRIDPLVPFAAGEATARALPRAELLAFEDMGHDMPRPLWPEMVAAIHRVAQQASQR, from the coding sequence ATGGCACGGGTACGCACGAACGGCATCGAGCTCGAGTACGAAATCCTAGGCCCCGAACAAGGCGAACCAATGGTGCTCATCATGGGCCTGGGCGCGCAAATGATCCTGTGGCGCGACGACTTCTGCCAGATGCTGGTCGAGCGCGGCTACCGGGTCATTCGCTTCGACAACCGCGACGTGGGTCGCTCGACTTGGCTCGACCACCTGGGCTTGCCCAACGTAATGGGCCTGATGGCTGCTGCGGCAGCAGGTCAACCGGTCGACGCTCCCTACATACTCTCCGATATGGCTGCCGACACTGCGGGTTTGCTCGATGCGTTGGGAATTCCGCGGGCCCACATCGTCGGCGCCTCCATGGGCGGCATGATCGCGCAAACCTTCGCCATCGAGTATCCGGAGCGGACCCTCAGCCTCACCTCCATCATGTCTACTACGGGGGATCCCACCTTGCCCCCGCCACGGCCGGAAGCGTTGAGCGTGCTGCTCGCGCCGCAGCCCTCATCGCGCGACGAAGCCATTGAGCGTGGCGTGTTTATCTTTCGCACCATTGGCAGTCCGAAATATTTCGACGAGGCGGAAATCCGCGAGCTGGCGGCGCGGGCATTTGATCGCGGCATCAATCCCGCCGGTGTCATGCGGCAGTTGGCGGCCATCCTGGCGTCGGGCAACCGTACCGAGGCGCTACGCAAAGTCGATAAGCCGGCTCTGGTGATCCACGGCCGCATCGATCCACTTGTGCCCTTCGCTGCCGGCGAGGCGACGGCTCGCGCCTTGCCACGAGCCGAGCTTCTCGCCTTCGAGGATATGGGGCACGACATGCCGCGCCCCTTGTGGCCCGAGATGGTGGCAGCAATCCACCGGGTCGCACAACAAGCCAGCCAACGTTGA
- a CDS encoding ATP-binding protein, translating to MTFLAVVTLLAAGSSLCLAVLVVSQRRDKTAKGFAFMALLVGAWNLHFFLLSTLPCESSSTELLNISRVGGLILPTAILSFVNDLRSRPLFWKSLVSLNVLGCVVLVAANPFGLVVRGLKYHHLGCYSLTGPLYHVYTANVALCFASALVLCAADLRGATNARERLVARFWLISGAVALPLGITNLFPAYEIPIYPLGNLGSAVWAGIIAYAIVRHRLLDVEIWISRLGTAFVAGLVTIVPAYILLVVLQIYTLGHAQIDVSSGIFLSLVFVALVFPALQRRLEQEFAKRAFPYKVEQHASLEMLRKAVLQEQNRERLLDIVARGLWAVFRPPAVAIFTRHPEAGVLRLAHHVGQEPAETTFPFSSALVAELEEASLSLLQSELAESKRPRAREVGELMQRLHWTACVPIKANRQLLGFLALGLKEGRDWYMLTELEALERLSDELALALDNIQLHEQAAFARQALERVERLSAIGTMVAGIVHEVRNPLVAFSTFMQLAREHKSSPEMIENSAPVIISELERVQRLLDELLHATRATPPRFGAVDLHKCVTDVADLLKPAAKQVRVLLQADAPPEPVTVFADADRVRQVLFNLGLNAIEASPSGSTVAFIVARETKNGRSYGEVRVRDTGPGLPKELREKVFQPFFTTKPDGTGLGLALCLQIAEDHGGYLEIREPEGRGVIFAAGFPEFIAEIHARLIEAGEPPEPKLTPEEEAHVRALVGNIKLPPEVLRLARQTRRKS from the coding sequence ATGACTTTCCTGGCGGTAGTTACCCTTCTGGCTGCCGGCAGCTCACTTTGCCTCGCGGTGCTGGTAGTAAGTCAGCGCCGGGACAAGACCGCTAAGGGATTTGCGTTCATGGCCCTACTGGTCGGCGCGTGGAATCTGCATTTCTTTCTCCTTTCCACGTTGCCATGCGAGTCCTCCTCTACAGAGCTTTTGAACATCTCCCGGGTTGGAGGGCTCATTTTACCAACGGCCATCCTATCCTTCGTGAACGACCTCCGCAGCAGACCGCTCTTCTGGAAGTCGCTGGTCTCTCTCAACGTGCTGGGCTGTGTAGTGCTGGTTGCGGCCAATCCCTTCGGCTTGGTCGTTCGCGGGTTGAAGTATCATCACTTGGGCTGCTATTCTTTGACAGGGCCGCTCTACCATGTGTACACCGCCAACGTCGCACTGTGCTTTGCTTCAGCTCTAGTCTTGTGCGCGGCTGATTTAAGAGGTGCCACAAATGCCCGAGAGCGCCTCGTTGCTAGGTTCTGGCTCATCAGTGGGGCGGTGGCGCTGCCGCTCGGGATCACGAACTTATTCCCCGCTTACGAGATCCCCATCTATCCTCTTGGCAACCTGGGTAGTGCCGTGTGGGCGGGGATCATCGCCTACGCGATCGTCCGGCATCGGCTGCTCGACGTGGAAATTTGGATCTCGCGCCTCGGCACCGCCTTTGTTGCCGGGCTCGTCACCATCGTGCCCGCCTACATCTTGCTCGTGGTGTTGCAAATTTACACCCTCGGGCACGCGCAAATCGACGTGTCGTCGGGGATCTTCTTGTCGTTGGTGTTCGTCGCCCTAGTGTTCCCCGCCCTTCAGCGGCGGCTCGAACAGGAGTTCGCAAAGCGCGCCTTCCCTTACAAGGTTGAACAGCACGCCTCCTTGGAAATGCTGCGCAAGGCGGTGCTGCAGGAACAAAATCGTGAACGCCTGCTCGACATAGTTGCGCGGGGCCTCTGGGCGGTATTTAGACCACCCGCAGTGGCCATCTTCACACGCCATCCGGAAGCTGGGGTTTTGCGTTTGGCCCATCATGTCGGCCAGGAACCAGCAGAGACAACCTTCCCTTTCAGCAGTGCTCTAGTAGCCGAACTCGAAGAGGCCTCCCTTTCCTTGCTGCAAAGCGAGTTGGCGGAGTCCAAGCGCCCGCGCGCGCGCGAAGTGGGCGAGCTCATGCAACGGCTGCATTGGACCGCGTGTGTTCCGATCAAAGCGAATCGCCAGTTGCTGGGATTTCTTGCCCTCGGCCTCAAAGAGGGCCGAGACTGGTACATGTTGACGGAACTCGAGGCTCTGGAACGACTGAGCGATGAACTTGCCCTGGCGCTGGACAATATCCAGTTGCACGAGCAGGCCGCGTTTGCGCGGCAAGCGCTCGAACGGGTCGAACGCCTCAGTGCCATCGGCACGATGGTTGCCGGCATCGTCCACGAGGTGCGCAACCCACTTGTTGCCTTCAGCACATTCATGCAGTTGGCTCGCGAACATAAGAGCTCGCCGGAGATGATCGAAAACAGCGCACCGGTGATCATCAGCGAACTTGAGCGGGTGCAACGCTTGCTCGACGAGCTGCTGCACGCCACCCGGGCCACGCCGCCCCGATTTGGCGCGGTAGATTTACACAAGTGTGTTACCGACGTGGCTGACTTGCTCAAACCTGCCGCCAAGCAGGTGCGCGTGCTTCTCCAAGCTGATGCCCCGCCGGAACCCGTGACCGTGTTTGCCGATGCCGACCGCGTTCGGCAAGTGTTGTTCAACTTGGGGCTCAACGCGATCGAGGCTTCGCCCAGTGGATCCACAGTGGCGTTTATTGTTGCACGAGAGACAAAAAACGGGCGTAGCTACGGGGAGGTCCGGGTGCGGGATACGGGACCCGGCCTACCCAAGGAACTACGCGAAAAAGTGTTTCAGCCATTTTTCACCACCAAACCGGACGGCACCGGACTCGGCCTTGCCCTTTGCCTGCAAATTGCCGAAGACCACGGAGGCTATCTCGAGATCCGCGAGCCTGAGGGGCGGGGCGTAATCTTCGCCGCCGGCTTCCCTGAGTTCATTGCGGAAATCCACGCCCGCTTGATCGAGGCTGGCGAACCTCCGGAGCCAAAACTGACCCCAGAAGAGGAAGCCCATGTGCGGGCTCTTGTGGGCAATATCAAGTTGCCCCCCGAGGTTTTACGGTTAGCTCGACAAACGCGACGCAAGTCTTAA